One genomic segment of Penaeus chinensis breed Huanghai No. 1 chromosome 24, ASM1920278v2, whole genome shotgun sequence includes these proteins:
- the LOC125037955 gene encoding glycine-rich protein 5-like: protein MKLLVVIATVVVTSSAAPQGYNLGSPGPGFGFGGSGFGGGGSSSGFGAGLGSGFGGGSGTGFGGGLGLGFGGGSGSSFISGRCGPGQTQTLCSSKHLNKGPGPEPIVIPPPQTRSVVYVLNRQTPEQPEVIEVPAPPATSPEVFFVNYADGENPVLPSGVDLQTALNAASQGGGQVIGGGTGGGFGGSAGSFGAGAGGFGGGAGGFGGGAGGFGGGAGGGAGGFGGGAGGGGVFGGGGGGLSGVTGSVSSPSSLYTAP from the exons ATGAAGCTCTTG GTTGTAATCGCAACAGTTGTGGTTACGTCATCAGCCGCACCTCAGGGTTATAACCTGGGTAGCCCAGGACCAGGTTTCGGTTTTGGAGGTTCAGGTTTTGGAGGAGGAGGCTCAAGCTCAGGTTTTGGAGCAGGTTTAGGCTCAGGTTTTGGAGGAGGTTCGGGCACTGGTTTTGGAGGAGGTTTAGGCCTAGGTTTTGGAGGAGGTTCAGGCTCAAGTTTTATCTCGGGAAGATGTGGCCCCGGACAG ACACAAACATTGTGTTCATCCAAACACCTGAACAAAGGTCCAGGACCAGAACCCATCGTCATACCTCCACCACAGACGCGAAGCGTCGTCTATGTCCTCAACAGACAAACGCCAGAACAACCGGAGGTGATTGAAGTCCCAGCACCACCAGCAACCAGTCCTGAAGTTTTCTTCGTGAACTACGCTGACGGTGAGAACCCAGTTCTTCCGAGTGGTGTCGATCTACAGACTGCCTTGAATGCCGCTTCCCAAGGGGGTGGTCAAGTGATTGGAGGAGGTACCGGCGGTGGTTTCGGAGGCAGCGCTGGAAGTTTCGGAGCGGGCGCTGGAGGTTTCGGAGGCGGCGCTGGAGGTTTTGGAGGTGGTGCAGGAGGTTTCGGAGGCGGCGCTGGAGGTGGTGCAGGAGGTTTCGGAGGCGGCGCTGGAGGCGGTGGTGTTTTCGGAGGCGGTGGCGGAGGACTCAGCGGAGTCACCGGTTCCGTTTCATCACCATCGAGTCTTTATACAGCACCATAA
- the LOC125037956 gene encoding ATP-dependent RNA helicase A-like gives MRILVLITTLVVSSLAAPQGYGLSIGGIGGAVSSFGGGSGFGGGSGFGGGSGFGGGSGFGGGSGFGGGSGFGGGGFSSGGCGPGQVFHAGRCVTPRENRKVYLYNAPPAPPVPHGPPPYIPDPTIDTNIVFIQTPEEGPGPDPIVIPPPQTRSVVYVLNRQTPEQQDVIEVPAPPATSPEVYFVNYADGENPVLPSGVDLQTALNAASQGGGQVVGSAGGGFGGSGGAGGGFGGSGGSFGGSGGVGGGFGGSGGSGGFGGISGGSGGFGGGVISGGFGGSGSGEFVVSGGGGGGGFSSGGGFSGGSPSSLYTTP, from the exons ATGAGGATCTTG GTTTTGATCACTACACTTGTGGTCTCGTCTTTGGCTGCCCCTCAAGGCTATGGCCTGAGTATAGGAGGCATAGGAGGTGCGGTATCAAGCTTTGGGGGAGGATCAGGATTTGGCGGAGGATCAGGATTTGGAGGAGGATCAGGATTTGGAGGAGGATCAGGATTTGGTGGAGGATCAGGATTTGGAGGAGGATCAGGCTTTGGAGGAGGAGGTTTCAGCTCAGGAGGATGCGGTCCCGGACAGGTGTTCCATGCTGGCAGATGTGTCACTCCACGCGAGAACCGCAAAGTCTACTTGTACAACGCACCACCCGCACCACCAGTTCCCCATGGTCCTCCCCCATACATCCCTGACCCAACCATTGACACAAATATCGTGTTCATTCAAACACCTGAAGAAGGTCCAGGACCAGATCCTATCGTCATACCTCCACCACAGACGCGAAGCGTTGTCTATGTCCTCAACAGACAGACACCAGAGCAACAAGATGTGATCGAAGTCCCAGCGCCGCCAGCAACCAGTCCTGAAGTTTACTTCGTGAATTACGCTGACGGCGAGAACCCAGTTCTTCCAAGCGGCGTCGACCTTCAGACTGCTTTGAATGCAGCTTCACAAGGGGGCGGTCAAGTGGTTGGAAGTGCAGGAGGTGGTTTCGGAGGCAGCGGAGGTGCCGGCGGTGGTTTTGGAGGTAGCGGAGGTAGTTTCGGAGGCAGCGGAGGAGTTGGTGGTGGatttggaggaagtggaggaagcggAGGTTTCGGAGGAATCAGTGGTGGAAGTGGTGGGTTTGGAGGCGGCGTAATCAGCGGTGGATTTGGAGGTAGCGGTAGTGGAGAATTCGTCgtcagtggaggtggaggtggaggcggcttcagcagtggaggtggatttagTGGAGGTTCCCCTTCCAGTCTGTATACCACACCTTAG
- the LOC125037953 gene encoding ATP-dependent RNA helicase A-like encodes MKHLVIIAIVVVTSLAAPQGYRYNSGGCGHGQVFHAGRCVTPRENRKVYLYNAPPAPPVPYGPPPYIPEPTIDTNIVFIQTPEEGPGPEPIVIPPPQTRSVVYVLNRQNPEQAEVIQVPAPPATSPEVYFVNYADGENPVLPSGVDLQTALNTASQGGGQVIGGGAGGGFGGGAGGFGGGAGGFGGGAGGFGGGAGGFGGDAGGFGGGVGGFGGGSGGAGGNFGSSGGIGSSGGFGDSGAGFSGGSLPSSLYTTP; translated from the exons ATGAAGCACTTG gttataattgctattgttgtgGTCACGTCATTGGCCGCTCCTCAAGGCTACAGGTATAACTCGGGAGGTTGTGGTCATGGACAGGTGTTCCATGCTGGTAGATGTGTCACTCCACGCGAGAACCGCAAAGTCTATCTGTACAACGCACCACCCGCACCTCCAGTTCCATACGGTCCACCACCGTATATCCCTGAGCCAACCATTGACACGAATATCGTGTTCATCCAAACACCCGAAGAAGGTCCAGGACCAGAGCCTATCGTCATACCTCCACCACAGACGCGAAGCGTCGTCTATGTCCTCAACAGACAGAATCCAGAGCAAGCGGAAGTGATCCAAGTCCCAGCGCCTCCAGCAACCAGTCCTGAAGTTTACTTCGTGAACTATGCTGACGGCGAGAACCCAGTTCTTCCCAGCGGTGTTGACCTTCAGACTGCCTTGAATACGGCTTCCCAGGGTGGAGGTCAAGTGATTGGAGGAGGTGCCGGAGGAGGTTTCGGAGGCGGTGCTGGAGGTTTCGGAGGCGGTGCTGGAGGTTTCGGAGGCGGCGCGGGAGGTTTCGGAGGCGGCGCGGGAGGTTTCGGAGGCGATGCTGGAGGTTTTGGAGGCGGCGTTGGAGGCTTTGGAGGCGGCTCTGGAGGTGCTGGAGGTAACTTCGGAAGCAGTGGTGGTATTGGAAGCAGCGGTGGATTCGGGGACAGTGGAGCTGGATTTAGTGGCGGCTCATTACCTTCAAGTCTTTATACAACACCATGA